In the genome of Calditrichota bacterium, one region contains:
- a CDS encoding tetratricopeptide repeat protein, translating into MLRGIELTVNHHYDEAHSCFDSLANSLPDHPAGPFFKAAVLHSRMLDYESDQAAGEFARFVEEAIASASHCLAQNPSDAWCLFYRGAAYGYRAFHAARQGRYLAAFHDGQLALRDLESAVALDSSLADAYLGIGSYKYWRGKLLRYLSWLPFVPDEREEGIRLIRLAIARGRYSYLTGLNDLAWVLIDAGKYDEAAETARKGLASCPESRFFLWPLAEACFAKQNYPAAVHWYERLLESVLRAPENNHHNEIICRLKLAHAYCALGETDKARMHATAILSLKLEKDIAQRANKKQAMARAILERCVPPADAP; encoded by the coding sequence GTGCTCCGTGGCATCGAGCTCACCGTCAACCACCACTACGACGAAGCCCACAGCTGCTTTGACTCCTTGGCCAATTCCTTGCCCGACCACCCGGCCGGCCCTTTTTTCAAGGCAGCAGTGCTCCATTCAAGGATGCTGGACTATGAATCGGATCAGGCTGCTGGAGAGTTCGCCCGTTTTGTGGAGGAGGCCATCGCTTCTGCGAGCCATTGCCTTGCCCAAAACCCTTCCGATGCGTGGTGCCTCTTCTACCGCGGCGCTGCCTATGGCTATCGGGCGTTCCACGCCGCGCGCCAGGGACGATACCTCGCGGCCTTTCACGATGGGCAACTTGCCCTGCGGGACCTGGAATCGGCAGTGGCGCTCGACTCGTCGCTGGCCGATGCTTATCTCGGCATCGGCAGCTACAAGTACTGGCGTGGCAAGCTCCTCCGCTACTTGAGCTGGCTTCCCTTTGTGCCCGACGAGCGTGAGGAGGGAATTCGCCTCATCCGCCTGGCCATCGCCAGGGGACGGTACTCGTACCTGACCGGCCTCAACGATTTGGCGTGGGTCCTCATCGATGCGGGCAAGTATGATGAGGCAGCGGAAACAGCGCGGAAGGGATTGGCGTCCTGCCCAGAGAGTCGCTTCTTCTTGTGGCCGCTTGCCGAGGCCTGTTTCGCCAAGCAGAACTACCCTGCAGCGGTCCACTGGTACGAACGCCTCTTAGAGTCCGTGCTCCGGGCTCCGGAGAACAATCACCACAACGAAATCATATGCCGCCTGAAGTTGGCCCACGCCTACTGTGCGTTAGGGGAGACGGACAAGGCGCGGATGCACGCCACCGCCATCCTTAGCCTGAAGTTGGAGAAGGATATCGCACAGCGGGCGAACAAAAAGCAGGCCATGGCTCGGGCGATACTCGAACGCTGCGTCCCCCCCGCAGATGCCCCCTGA